CTGCGCGGCCTCGACGTCGGCGCGTTGGCCGGTCGGGCCGCCGCCCCCGCAGCCGAGATCACGTCGGCGTTCGACGGGAACGAGCCGACCGCGTCGCTGCTGCGTCGGCTCGCTCCCGCCCTGGGCCTGCGCCCCAGCGACCTGTTCGTGATCGCTGGCCGGCAGGTGCCCGGCGACCTCGCCCCACTCGATCCCACCGCCGCCAACGCCGTCGGGTGGCTGGCCTGGGCCCTGACCTACCTGCCACACGCCGCGCGGGAGCTGCGGCGACTCGCCCGGACGATGCCGCAGCAGCCCCGCCCACCGGGACCCCCGCCGCCGGCGCCGCCGTACCGGTGGTACCCGGACGGCCCCGGCGGCCTGCTGCTGCGCCTGCTGCACAACCGCAACCTCGACTGGTCCGGCGCCGCGAAGTACCTGTTCGGCATCGGCCGCCGCGACATGCTCTCGGCGTCGACCATCGGCATGATCGGACATGGCCGGAAGACGTTGACCCCCGACCTGCTGACCGGTTTCGCCGCCGTTCTCGACATCCCGGCAACCGACCTCAGCGCCCTGACCGGCATCGACCTGACCGGCCCCGAGCGACCGGTCCACCCGGACGCGCCCGAGGTCGCCGCACTGATCTGGGACGCCCGCCGCCTCACCGCCCACCAACTGCGACAACTTCAGGACCGGGCACACCAGATCCGGCACGAACGCGCCCACGAGCTCGAACCGCGCCTGCGCTGCGGCTGCCCCCGTTACGCCTGAGGCCCAGGCGGTCAACCGATCGACTCCGATCGCTGGCGCTCCCACGACTCGAATGGGAAGCTGTCTATGTAGCGAGAAGTGCACAGGCGGCCACGTTCTGCGATCAGGGTGGTTCCGTTGGAACAGCTTCCGTTGTGGGGCCCGAGCCGAGGCGTGGCATCGACGTCGGGGCGACCGAG
The sequence above is a segment of the Micromonospora sp. WMMD882 genome. Coding sequences within it:
- a CDS encoding XRE family transcriptional regulator, with the translated sequence MARTEPSTFGAQLTRLAELRGLDVGALAGRAAAPAAEITSAFDGNEPTASLLRRLAPALGLRPSDLFVIAGRQVPGDLAPLDPTAANAVGWLAWALTYLPHAARELRRLARTMPQQPRPPGPPPPAPPYRWYPDGPGGLLLRLLHNRNLDWSGAAKYLFGIGRRDMLSASTIGMIGHGRKTLTPDLLTGFAAVLDIPATDLSALTGIDLTGPERPVHPDAPEVAALIWDARRLTAHQLRQLQDRAHQIRHERAHELEPRLRCGCPRYA